In Prosthecomicrobium sp. N25, one DNA window encodes the following:
- the pepN gene encoding aminopeptidase N has translation MNTPLVRPAEPIRLADYQPTPYAIRTVDLDFVLNPTATEVTADLRLERREGTPAGTALMLDGDDLELLAVEIDGARLKPDAFEASPAQLTILEPPAGPFTLRVVTRIAPESNTKLMGLYRSGGNYCTQCEAEGFRRITYFLDRPDVLAVYRTRIEARRAEAPYLLSNGNLVEAGEVPGTDRHFAVWHDPFPKPSYLFALVGGDFDVLRDSFTTRSGRAVKLEIYVEHGKAERAAYAMDSLKRSMRWDEEAFGLEYDLDVFMIVAVSDFNMGAMENKGLNIFNDKYVLARPDTATDTDFANIEGIIAHEYFHNWTGNRITCRNWFQLCLKEGLTVFRDQEFSSDQRSRAVKRISDVKLLKSHQFPEDAGPLAHPVRPEVYQEINNFYTATVYEKGAEVVRMLKTLLGPEGFRAGMDLYFARHDGDAATIEDFVACFAEANGHDLDDFMLWYSQSGTPELSVTSRWDEAAKTVTLVIEQSCPPTPGQPAKQPMVIPIRFGLVGPNGEDMAYEGIEGIEAAGDVMVATAARHEVTITGVGARPVASLLRGFSAPVRLTANLDTADHLFLLAHDPDSFNRWQSAQTLATRLLVDGTAALRAGRAMEIDPRFVEAYRTVAADDRLDHAFRALVLGLPGEADIAREIGSDVDPDMVFAARDRLKRAVAAGAADAFGALYRDLASTGPYSPDAASAGRRTLRNAALDYLAHAPDPDATGRVAAHYRAADNMTDRFAALATLVSLGAPEAEAALADFYARFEGDPLVIDKWFAVQAMAPLPSTLDRVKGLTRHPAFSFSNPNRLRSLVTTFATGNQTQFARADGAGFSFVADVVLDLDDKNPQVAARLLSAFRSWRALESRRRAHAEVELKRIAAKPGLSRDVSDIVGRCLQ, from the coding sequence ATGAACACGCCCCTCGTACGGCCTGCCGAGCCGATCCGCCTCGCCGACTACCAGCCGACCCCCTATGCGATCCGCACCGTCGACCTCGATTTCGTGCTGAATCCCACCGCAACCGAGGTCACGGCCGACCTGCGCCTGGAGCGCCGGGAGGGCACGCCGGCGGGAACGGCCCTCATGCTCGACGGCGACGACCTGGAACTCCTGGCGGTCGAGATCGACGGGGCGCGGCTGAAGCCGGACGCCTTCGAGGCGAGCCCGGCGCAACTGACGATCCTGGAGCCGCCGGCCGGACCCTTCACGCTCCGCGTCGTCACCCGCATCGCGCCCGAGTCGAACACCAAGCTCATGGGTCTCTACCGCTCGGGCGGCAACTACTGCACCCAGTGCGAGGCGGAGGGCTTCCGGCGGATCACCTATTTCCTCGACCGTCCGGACGTTCTCGCCGTCTACCGCACGCGGATCGAGGCGCGGCGGGCGGAGGCGCCGTACCTGCTCTCCAACGGCAACCTGGTCGAGGCCGGCGAAGTGCCGGGCACGGACCGGCATTTCGCGGTCTGGCACGACCCCTTCCCCAAGCCGAGCTACCTCTTCGCGCTGGTCGGCGGCGACTTCGACGTGCTGCGGGACAGCTTCACGACCCGCTCGGGCCGGGCGGTGAAGCTCGAGATCTATGTCGAGCACGGCAAGGCGGAGCGCGCCGCCTACGCGATGGATTCGCTGAAGCGCTCCATGCGCTGGGACGAGGAGGCGTTCGGGCTCGAGTACGACCTCGACGTCTTCATGATCGTCGCGGTCAGCGACTTCAACATGGGGGCGATGGAGAACAAGGGCCTCAACATCTTCAACGACAAGTACGTGCTCGCCAGGCCCGACACCGCCACCGACACCGACTTCGCCAATATCGAGGGCATCATCGCCCACGAGTATTTCCACAACTGGACCGGCAACCGGATCACCTGCCGGAACTGGTTCCAGCTCTGCCTGAAGGAGGGCCTGACGGTCTTCCGCGACCAGGAATTCTCCTCCGACCAGCGCTCCCGGGCGGTCAAGCGGATCTCGGACGTCAAGCTGCTGAAGAGCCACCAGTTCCCGGAGGATGCCGGCCCGCTGGCGCATCCGGTGCGGCCCGAGGTCTATCAGGAGATCAACAACTTCTACACGGCGACCGTCTACGAGAAGGGCGCCGAGGTCGTCCGCATGCTGAAGACCCTGCTCGGGCCGGAGGGGTTCCGGGCGGGCATGGACCTCTACTTCGCGCGCCACGACGGCGACGCGGCGACGATCGAGGACTTCGTGGCCTGCTTCGCGGAGGCGAACGGGCACGATCTCGACGACTTCATGCTCTGGTACAGCCAGTCCGGGACGCCGGAGCTCTCCGTCACCTCCCGTTGGGACGAAGCCGCCAAGACGGTGACGCTCGTGATCGAGCAGTCCTGTCCGCCGACGCCGGGCCAGCCGGCCAAGCAGCCCATGGTGATCCCGATCCGCTTCGGCCTCGTCGGCCCGAACGGCGAGGACATGGCCTACGAGGGGATCGAGGGAATCGAGGCGGCCGGCGACGTCATGGTGGCGACCGCGGCACGGCACGAGGTCACGATCACGGGCGTCGGCGCCCGCCCGGTCGCCTCGCTGCTGCGGGGATTCTCGGCGCCCGTGCGCCTGACCGCGAACCTGGACACGGCCGACCACCTGTTCCTGCTCGCCCACGACCCGGACAGCTTCAACCGCTGGCAATCCGCCCAGACGCTGGCCACCCGCCTCCTCGTCGATGGCACGGCCGCGCTCAGGGCCGGCCGCGCGATGGAGATCGACCCGCGCTTCGTCGAGGCGTATCGGACCGTGGCCGCAGACGACCGGCTCGACCATGCGTTCCGGGCCCTCGTACTCGGATTGCCCGGAGAGGCCGACATCGCGCGGGAGATCGGGTCCGACGTCGACCCCGACATGGTGTTCGCGGCGCGCGATCGGCTGAAGCGGGCGGTCGCCGCCGGGGCGGCTGACGCCTTCGGGGCGCTCTACCGCGACCTCGCGAGCACGGGCCCCTACAGCCCCGATGCGGCCTCCGCGGGCCGGCGGACCCTACGCAATGCGGCGCTCGACTACCTGGCGCACGCGCCCGACCCGGATGCGACCGGCCGCGTGGCGGCGCACTACCGGGCGGCCGACAACATGACCGACCGCTTCGCCGCGCTCGCGACCCTGGTGTCGCTCGGCGCGCCGGAGGCCGAGGCGGCGCTCGCCGACTTCTATGCCCGCTTCGAGGGCGACCCGCTGGTGATCGACAAGTGGTTCGCCGTGCAGGCCATGGCGCCGCTCCCCTCCACGCTCGACCGGGTCAAGGGCCTGACGCGCCACCCCGCCTTCTCGTTCTCCAACCCCAACCGTCTGCGGTCCCTGGTCACCACCTTCGCGACCGGAAACCAGACGCAGTTCGCCCGAGCGGACGGGGCCGGCTTCTCGTTCGTGGCCGACGTGGTCCTCGACCTGGACGACAAGAACCCGCAGGTGGCGGCGCGCCTCCTCTCCGCCTTCCGCTCCTGGCGGGCGCTGGAAAGCCGGCGCCGGGCCCATGCGGAGGTCGAGTTGAAGCGCATCGCCGCCAAGCCCGGGCTCTCCCGCGACGTCTCGGACATCGTCGGCCGCTGTCTTCAGTGA